The following proteins are co-located in the Methanomicrobia archaeon genome:
- a CDS encoding RNA methyltransferase — protein MDVRVILVEPKLAENIGAVARVLKNFGYGKQLYLVNPPALTEKMFWVASHAGDVLRASIVVSSLEDAIAGSTLVVGTTAKTGISATRHLRKPLFPPRELVAKVAECGGEGVLALLFGPEDRGLLNDELVHCDLLVSIPTSAAYPVLNLSHAVAIVLYELYAGQQSCEPGSSMAQQPPALAAVADKERLFEHISSFLEEIEYRAHRRERTLLLLRRLLGRAVLTAREVRTLRGILRSAERTLREQEKRERQ, from the coding sequence ATGGACGTGCGAGTGATCCTGGTGGAGCCGAAGCTGGCGGAGAATATCGGTGCGGTAGCGCGTGTGCTGAAGAATTTCGGGTACGGTAAGCAGCTGTATCTCGTGAACCCGCCTGCGCTCACCGAGAAGATGTTCTGGGTCGCCTCACATGCCGGTGACGTGCTCAGGGCAAGTATTGTAGTGAGCAGTCTGGAGGATGCGATCGCGGGCTCGACGCTCGTGGTGGGCACGACGGCGAAGACCGGTATCTCGGCGACTCGTCATCTGCGCAAGCCGCTGTTCCCGCCCCGTGAGCTGGTCGCGAAGGTGGCAGAATGCGGAGGAGAGGGCGTGCTCGCGCTGCTCTTCGGCCCGGAGGATCGTGGGCTCCTGAACGATGAGCTCGTGCACTGCGATCTCCTGGTCTCGATCCCGACGAGTGCGGCGTATCCGGTGCTTAATCTCTCGCACGCTGTCGCGATCGTGCTGTACGAGCTGTACGCGGGTCAGCAGTCATGCGAACCGGGGAGTAGTATGGCGCAGCAGCCCCCGGCACTGGCGGCCGTTGCGGACAAGGAGCGGCTGTTTGAACATATCAGCAGTTTCCTGGAGGAGATCGAGTACCGCGCGCACCGGCGTGAGCGGACCCTGCTCCTGCTCCGGCGGCTCCTGGGCCGGGCGGTGCTGACCGCGCGCGAGGTGCGGACGCTGCGGGGCATCCTGCGGAGCGCGGAACGCACGCTGCGTGAACAGGAGAAGCGCGAGCGGCAGTGA
- the truA gene encoding tRNA pseudouridine(38-40) synthase TruA — MARIALKIGYLGTHYHGFQVQPQSAVPTIEGALFEALAALQIVEDRSSANYAAAGRTDKGVHALAQVLSFDTAQLKLSPRMINSMLPRDIWVFGLAQPDSDFNARKDALSRTYRYYLYTPPDTDLELVRMQDAATRFIGTHDFSHFAQAPGHREQEAEYFSSIREIKRLEITRAADAPFIIIEIEANSFLRKMVRKIVTALTLVGRGSRTHDWINALLERRITEAIEPAPPFGLVLANVTYPAISFVEDEYAKRHVVARLTDALLVHASTAAVVRSMVREYTPGTS; from the coding sequence ATGGCGCGCATAGCACTCAAGATCGGGTACCTCGGCACGCACTACCACGGGTTTCAGGTACAGCCGCAGTCGGCCGTGCCGACGATCGAGGGCGCGCTCTTCGAGGCACTGGCCGCGCTGCAGATCGTTGAGGACCGTTCATCGGCGAACTATGCCGCTGCCGGGCGGACGGACAAAGGCGTGCACGCGCTCGCGCAGGTCCTCTCCTTCGATACCGCGCAGCTCAAGCTCAGCCCGCGTATGATCAACAGCATGCTGCCCCGGGACATCTGGGTCTTCGGGCTCGCGCAGCCTGATTCTGACTTTAACGCACGTAAAGACGCGCTCAGCCGCACGTATCGCTATTACCTCTACACGCCGCCGGATACGGACCTGGAGCTCGTACGTATGCAGGACGCCGCCACGCGCTTCATCGGCACGCACGACTTCTCTCATTTCGCACAGGCGCCTGGACACCGCGAGCAGGAAGCCGAGTATTTCTCGAGCATCCGCGAAATAAAGCGGCTTGAGATCACTCGTGCAGCAGACGCACCGTTTATTATTATTGAGATCGAGGCCAACAGCTTCCTCCGGAAGATGGTGCGGAAGATCGTTACGGCACTGACACTGGTCGGTCGCGGGAGCAGAACACACGATTGGATAAACGCGCTGCTGGAACGACGGATTACCGAGGCGATCGAGCCAGCACCGCCCTTCGGGCTCGTGCTCGCGAACGTCACGTATCCGGCGATCAGCTTCGTGGAGGACGAGTACGCAAAACGGCATGTCGTTGCCCGACTCACCGATGCGCTCCTCGTGCACGCATCCACGGCCGCGGTGGTGCGCAGCATGGTGCGCGAATACACGCCCGGGACATCGTGA